One part of the Chryseobacterium sp. 7 genome encodes these proteins:
- the lpxB gene encoding lipid-A-disaccharide synthase yields the protein MKYYIIAGEASGDLHGSNLMKALKQKDPNAEFRFWGGDLMKAQGGTLVKHYRDLAFMGFLEVVMNLRTILNNIKFCKEDIQKNRPDVLILVDYPGFNLRIARFAKELGIKVVYYISPQLWAWKEGRVEIIKKYVDEMMVILPFEEDFYRKHGVHSHFVGHPLLDAISDLQEISIENFKSENGLNEKEIIALLPGSREQEVEKMLEIMLSVRPHFKNYQFVIAGAPSLPKEFYQKYVDDNVHFVSNRTYDLLRCSKAALVTSGTATLETALLNVPEVVCYRGSKISYAIAKRLVKNINYISLVNLIMDREVVKELIQNDLNTKNLVEELNKILSGEKRVQVLNDYELLREKLGGKGASDHAAEVILKV from the coding sequence ATGAAGTATTACATTATTGCAGGAGAAGCTTCAGGTGATTTGCACGGAAGTAACCTGATGAAAGCCTTGAAGCAAAAAGATCCTAATGCAGAGTTCAGATTTTGGGGCGGTGATCTGATGAAAGCTCAGGGCGGAACATTGGTAAAACATTATCGTGATCTGGCTTTTATGGGTTTTCTGGAGGTGGTAATGAATCTCAGAACCATTCTGAATAATATTAAATTCTGCAAAGAAGATATTCAGAAGAACAGACCAGATGTATTGATTTTAGTAGATTATCCGGGCTTTAACCTGAGAATTGCCAGATTCGCGAAAGAACTGGGGATAAAAGTTGTTTATTATATTTCTCCGCAGCTTTGGGCCTGGAAAGAGGGACGTGTAGAGATCATTAAAAAATATGTGGATGAAATGATGGTCATCCTTCCTTTCGAAGAAGATTTTTATAGAAAACACGGGGTTCATTCTCATTTTGTAGGACATCCTTTGCTGGATGCTATTTCGGATCTTCAGGAAATCAGCATTGAAAATTTCAAATCTGAAAATGGTTTGAACGAAAAAGAGATTATTGCATTGCTGCCGGGTTCCAGAGAGCAGGAAGTTGAAAAGATGCTTGAAATAATGCTTTCCGTAAGACCGCATTTTAAAAATTATCAGTTTGTGATTGCCGGAGCACCAAGCCTTCCTAAAGAATTTTATCAGAAATATGTGGATGATAATGTTCATTTTGTATCCAACAGAACGTATGATTTATTAAGATGTTCCAAAGCAGCTTTAGTAACCTCCGGAACAGCTACACTGGAAACCGCTTTGCTGAATGTCCCTGAAGTGGTTTGTTACCGAGGAAGCAAAATTTCTTATGCTATTGCTAAAAGATTAGTGAAAAATATCAATTATATTTCTCTGGTTAACCTGATCATGGACAGGGAAGTGGTAAAAGAGCTTATTCAGAATGATCTGAACACTAAAAATCTGGTGGAAGAGCTCAATAAAATTTTATCAGGTGAAAAAAGAGTACAGGTTCTGAATGATTACGAACTTCTGAGAGAAAAGCTTGGCGGAAAAGGAGCCAGTGACCATGCTGCTGAGGTAATATTGAAAGTATAA
- a CDS encoding DUF2480 family protein, which translates to MSEEFEIRNKVAESGLINFDLATLLPKGERKGIDLKDFLFQEMILKEKDFREKVEAIDAEEYRDSYIYIYNSVDTIIPLWAYFVLTAKLTDAAKKIVFGNREDLEVILMHNAIQTHDFEEMRGKRVLVKGCSDKEIPENAYIELVEQLKPIVKSLMFGEACSNVPIIKN; encoded by the coding sequence ATGTCAGAAGAATTTGAAATCCGGAATAAAGTTGCCGAAAGCGGCCTTATCAATTTTGACCTTGCCACTTTACTGCCAAAAGGAGAAAGAAAAGGGATTGACCTGAAAGATTTTCTTTTCCAGGAAATGATCCTGAAAGAGAAAGATTTTCGTGAAAAGGTAGAAGCCATTGATGCGGAAGAATATAGAGACTCATATATATATATCTATAATTCTGTAGATACAATTATTCCTCTTTGGGCCTATTTCGTATTGACGGCGAAACTTACAGATGCTGCCAAAAAAATTGTCTTCGGGAACCGTGAGGATCTTGAGGTTATTTTGATGCACAATGCTATCCAAACGCATGATTTTGAGGAAATGAGAGGAAAGAGAGTTCTTGTAAAAGGCTGTTCCGACAAAGAAATTCCGGAGAACGCCTATATAGAACTTGTAGAACAGTTAAAACCCATTGTAAAATCTCTGATGTTTGGAGAGGCATGCTCTAATGTGCCTATCATAAAGAACTAA
- a CDS encoding protein O-mannosyl-transferase family, producing MNRYLSALFLFIIFLAVYYFGSFSKIPFADCVGFVLSAETGVWETTATATSHFLYINTVISIKNLLDINAIEASRFLVVFSGAATVSAVYLTVKSISKTEWASLTAAFVFGFSFSFWRNAEIVEVYTYNSLWISLFFFSVIKSFTEKKRMYILLSSLFLGISLWVHIQNILLIPALLVFLFYFRNEKKYAAASLLIFAVLFCSLFILNISQGLPFKSPYSSDQGTWVEDSLKKSAIQYVKDFFQSFAYLIYNFNIFTYFGIAGILLLYKANRKMFFVFATGAVCVYGFATFYAVSDNYVFFLPFNIIFALSIGYGLSAAKYARLRKFSWVCLLIPVGYFVLYKAIFLTEKGKEFHAFKEYKGGLDYYVLPWMNNNAGILEFTIDKKQAPEPIEWMTISAIEYIKLLKSKGYTEEQIRKL from the coding sequence ATGAACAGATATTTATCAGCCTTATTTTTGTTCATTATTTTTCTTGCGGTTTACTATTTCGGAAGTTTTTCAAAAATTCCATTTGCTGATTGTGTAGGATTTGTGCTGAGTGCAGAAACAGGAGTATGGGAAACCACTGCTACAGCAACCAGTCATTTTTTATATATCAACACGGTTATTTCTATTAAAAACCTTTTGGATATTAATGCCATTGAAGCCAGCAGGTTTTTGGTTGTCTTTTCCGGCGCAGCAACGGTTTCCGCTGTTTATCTTACGGTAAAAAGTATTTCAAAAACGGAATGGGCTTCTCTTACAGCGGCTTTTGTTTTCGGCTTCAGTTTTTCATTTTGGAGAAATGCTGAAATAGTGGAAGTATATACTTATAATTCCCTATGGATAAGCCTTTTCTTCTTTTCGGTTATCAAAAGTTTTACTGAAAAGAAAAGAATGTATATCCTGTTGAGCAGTCTGTTTTTGGGAATCAGTTTATGGGTTCACATTCAAAACATTTTGCTTATACCCGCTTTATTGGTTTTCTTATTTTATTTCAGAAACGAAAAAAAATATGCAGCGGCTTCACTATTGATTTTTGCTGTATTATTCTGTTCTTTATTTATTCTGAATATTTCTCAGGGGCTTCCTTTTAAATCTCCTTATAGTTCTGATCAGGGAACATGGGTAGAGGATTCTTTGAAAAAAAGTGCTATTCAGTATGTGAAAGATTTTTTCCAGTCTTTTGCCTATCTGATCTATAACTTCAACATCTTTACCTATTTCGGAATCGCTGGAATTCTCTTGTTGTATAAAGCCAATAGAAAAATGTTTTTTGTTTTTGCAACAGGTGCGGTATGTGTATACGGATTTGCGACCTTTTATGCAGTATCAGACAATTATGTTTTCTTTTTACCTTTCAATATCATTTTTGCGTTGTCTATCGGATATGGACTTTCTGCAGCAAAGTATGCACGCCTGAGAAAATTTTCATGGGTCTGCTTATTGATTCCTGTGGGATACTTTGTCCTTTATAAAGCTATATTCCTAACAGAAAAAGGAAAAGAATTTCATGCATTTAAAGAGTACAAAGGCGGTCTAGATTATTATGTACTGCCATGGATGAATAACAATGCAGGAATTCTGGAATTCACTATTGATAAAAAACAAGCTCCTGAACCTATTGAATGGATGACCATCAGTGCAATAGAATATATAAAACTTTTAAAGAGCAAAGGGTATACTGAAGAACAGATCAGAAAACTTTAA
- a CDS encoding DUF937 domain-containing protein gives MSLIDLLTGNTGNQVAEQAENKFGISKNQVIALLAVATPLIISYLRNKSQDSKEAEALNNALDKDHNGSILNDASQIESRQAEGGSILGHIFGDQKSNVENQLSQNTGISIDKIGPVLAMLAPVVMGYIGQQKQQSNVGAGGLGDLLGGILGNASNQAQAQQSSPLNDILGSVLGGGGQSQSSGNPLNDILGSVLGGGGNQQQSGGGLGSILGNILGGK, from the coding sequence ATGAGTTTAATTGACCTACTTACAGGGAACACCGGCAACCAGGTTGCTGAACAGGCTGAAAACAAATTCGGGATCAGCAAAAACCAGGTAATCGCTTTATTAGCTGTTGCTACACCTCTTATTATTTCTTATCTTAGAAATAAATCTCAGGACTCCAAAGAAGCAGAAGCTTTAAACAATGCTTTAGATAAAGACCACAACGGAAGTATTTTAAATGATGCTTCTCAGATTGAATCAAGACAAGCTGAAGGCGGATCTATTCTTGGTCATATTTTCGGTGATCAGAAAAGCAATGTTGAAAACCAGTTATCACAGAATACAGGAATTTCAATAGACAAAATAGGACCTGTTCTTGCTATGCTTGCACCCGTTGTAATGGGTTACATTGGACAGCAGAAACAGCAGAGCAATGTAGGAGCTGGTGGTTTAGGAGATCTTTTAGGAGGAATTCTTGGGAATGCTTCTAATCAAGCACAAGCTCAGCAGTCCAGTCCTTTAAATGACATCCTTGGAAGTGTTTTAGGAGGAGGCGGACAGTCTCAATCATCAGGAAACCCTCTGAACGATATACTTGGAAGTGTATTGGGCGGTGGTGGAAACCAACAACAAAGCGGCGGCGGTTTAGGCAGCATCCTTGGGAATATTCTTGGAGGTAAATAA
- a CDS encoding 30S ribosomal protein THX gives MGKGDKKSRRGKINSGSYGKRRPKKASKSFAASEEKSKK, from the coding sequence ATGGGAAAAGGAGACAAAAAATCAAGAAGAGGAAAGATTAATTCCGGAAGTTATGGAAAAAGAAGACCTAAAAAAGCCTCGAAATCTTTTGCCGCTTCTGAAGAAAAATCTAAAAAGTAA
- a CDS encoding MATE family efflux transporter — protein MTKYVEFLKKAFSGEETDFTKVNIRSAVLLLAIPMMLEMAMESVFALVDLYFVGHLKESGFAIQTVGLTESVLSIMYSIAIGMSMAATALVARRIGEKNPEQASRSAAQVLLVSFAITFVLSLLGVIFAEEILILMGSKPEAATYGKDFTRIMMGSSTIIMLLFLINGIFRGAGNAMIAMKSLWIANIANIILCPILIKGLGPVPALGLTGAALATTIGRSIGVIYQLYHLLVADTQIRIKLSYFKPGYELIKSIIKIATPGIFQFVIASCSWIFLAELVATTGGENASAGYQTALRLMMFFMLPAWGLSNAASTLVGQNMGANEMLRAEQSVMKTVKYNVIFMLIVSLIFLFMGNFLVSFFTQETAIKDFAKNALQIMSVGFIFYGIGMVMINAFNGAGDTWTPTWVNLFGFWLFQIPLAYFLSKYLDMGPKGVFISIPAAETLITIVAFILFKKGKWKTIKV, from the coding sequence ATGACAAAATATGTTGAGTTTTTGAAAAAAGCATTCAGCGGTGAGGAGACTGATTTTACCAAAGTAAATATCAGAAGCGCCGTACTGCTTTTAGCGATTCCTATGATGCTGGAAATGGCTATGGAGTCTGTATTTGCCCTTGTTGACCTCTATTTTGTCGGTCATCTGAAAGAAAGTGGTTTTGCTATTCAGACCGTAGGGCTTACCGAATCAGTTCTTTCGATAATGTACTCTATCGCGATTGGAATGAGTATGGCGGCCACAGCATTGGTAGCGAGAAGAATTGGTGAGAAAAATCCTGAACAGGCTTCCAGAAGTGCTGCACAGGTATTGCTTGTTTCTTTTGCCATTACTTTTGTTTTAAGTTTATTGGGAGTAATTTTTGCTGAAGAAATTCTGATTTTAATGGGTTCAAAGCCTGAAGCCGCCACCTATGGAAAGGATTTTACCAGAATTATGATGGGGAGCAGTACCATTATCATGCTTTTGTTCTTAATCAACGGAATTTTTAGAGGGGCAGGAAATGCGATGATTGCCATGAAAAGTTTATGGATAGCCAATATTGCCAATATTATTCTCTGCCCGATTCTGATAAAAGGATTAGGACCTGTTCCAGCTTTGGGATTAACGGGTGCAGCTCTTGCTACAACCATAGGACGTAGTATCGGGGTGATTTATCAGTTGTATCATCTTTTAGTAGCTGATACTCAAATAAGGATTAAACTTTCTTATTTTAAACCGGGTTACGAGTTAATCAAATCCATTATAAAAATTGCAACACCCGGAATTTTTCAGTTTGTGATAGCTTCATGCAGCTGGATTTTCCTTGCGGAGTTGGTGGCCACAACAGGAGGTGAAAATGCATCAGCAGGTTATCAAACAGCATTAAGGCTCATGATGTTCTTTATGCTTCCGGCTTGGGGACTGAGTAATGCCGCGTCTACGCTTGTAGGACAGAACATGGGAGCCAATGAAATGCTGAGAGCAGAACAGTCGGTGATGAAAACAGTGAAATATAATGTCATCTTTATGTTGATTGTAAGCTTGATCTTCCTTTTTATGGGGAACTTTTTAGTAAGCTTTTTCACTCAGGAAACCGCCATTAAAGATTTTGCGAAAAATGCCCTTCAGATTATGAGTGTAGGATTTATTTTTTATGGAATCGGGATGGTGATGATCAATGCATTCAATGGGGCAGGAGATACCTGGACTCCTACCTGGGTTAATCTTTTTGGATTCTGGCTGTTTCAGATTCCTCTGGCGTATTTTCTGTCAAAATATCTTGACATGGGTCCAAAAGGAGTTTTTATTTCAATTCCTGCTGCTGAAACTTTGATTACCATTGTTGCTTTTATCTTATTCAAAAAAGGAAAATGGAAAACGATTAAAGTGTAG
- a CDS encoding ankyrin repeat domain-containing protein, which yields MKKIISTTFLFGMLLSGSILSAQKMSQEKMKAIYSDDIATFKKQFTPGDYNKCFLVGDILYSPLGFSVMSDRRNIINFLLDSKASVNKKCQNKTPLEVADETKGSEEVKRILIAKGGNRD from the coding sequence ATGAAAAAAATAATCTCTACTACTTTTCTATTTGGAATGTTACTGTCTGGCAGTATATTATCTGCCCAGAAGATGAGTCAGGAAAAGATGAAAGCCATTTATTCTGATGATATAGCCACTTTTAAAAAACAGTTTACACCGGGAGATTACAACAAATGTTTCCTTGTGGGAGATATCCTTTACTCACCCCTTGGTTTCAGTGTAATGTCTGACAGAAGGAATATTATCAACTTTCTTTTAGACAGCAAGGCGAGTGTGAATAAAAAATGTCAGAATAAAACACCTCTTGAAGTAGCTGATGAAACAAAAGGCAGCGAAGAAGTGAAGAGAATTCTGATCGCAAAAGGCGGTAATAGAGATTAA